Proteins encoded together in one Aminipila butyrica window:
- a CDS encoding immunoglobulin-like domain-containing protein, with the protein MKNKQTQKKILAIILSGIMCLNLFPTLALADTAETVEPPVLVQEENSLKAKDSLESERFTPEERVPSEALEGETVPELSPELSEEEASKFPEDRNQEEDVDETSILTAQPEGVTVEEKLALAGQQAGTVWDGQTVTKPQVDENEIYQIANGENLAWFAKLVNGTLSDGTAQNKGAKAVLVNDIVLGSDTIQTNWTPVGNSSNQYTGTFDGAGYTICDLRIEATAIYQGLFGYVGSTGVVRNTTVEGNISAKANYAGGIAGYNAGTIENCCNKAAITSTQKYVGGITGSNYGATSYANLIGCYNEGVISAKSDTGGIAGQNRNANISSCYNLAKVESAGSNTGGVVGYGYTGSITSCYNVGAVTSTGTSNVGAVVGFLFKSATAILEKTYYLDGTYTVSIGNDSTNANATVKSADAMKTAGFVADLGGNFVADTMPNQNNGYPIIGWQDPQAKYTVAFDIDQEQAEIAVRDSEGRLIIAEGEGLYKLGKGTYSYTVSKDEYKTVEDSFSINNGGKKITVNLEIKTYDVTFGEISPVSANILVKDAQGTVCPGDGWVYHLPKGSYTYTIDKFGFQTAVGSFTVTGVNATIPKIVLAESARSPVTFEISFIDNNPSAVSSITVKYGEEVQEKSQDGSYRLADGEYTYAITCHGYKTIMGTITVAGQGIHIPKTMDIRTVWSGAAEEPSTLLKDGKTYYQIENGENLAWFANYVNSGKVTANAVVTGNILLSNEQQDNTWISIGAYNKAYAGTFDGQGFKITGLKGSNGLFAYSDVDSVIKNVIVEGIIAPASSNVGGIMGVNSGMISNCSFRGSIVSTGQRVGGITGNNAGGTVENCVNYASTKVSTASFATDLYAGGVAGQSSGTLKNCYNAGAISGACPASGYGEIGGITGKSTGSMQNCYNVGVITKETATMGKVGAVAGSSSGTSSNCYYLADSFGTGLGSGTGDVTAKTETEIKDETFVTILGEAFNQDNSGAQAINEGYPVLKWQGGLEVGGNANVEAVAADRTALQLASLIIKEAGNLTLPVVGEHGTTISWVSSNTDIITDTGLVQLPSSGNVQVILTATIRKGTVSDTKQFAVTVKSLDEATMDYLTAANNALGKLLLPAFGADTNVVDLVEEKLHTLGFSDITVTLINNVDETYIAPNGDITYFYVDPNLNNVMNFAQVKELKFALSKAHQHVDYTVNANIRWDGSRVLQAINEQIAANLTFEKIRGANTDSHGVTENLNLPQQLSGKAWATISWQSSSTYINPVKKDSVLFGDLTGEVTRPQNDTEVTLIATITFNKTGSSNEETPITVEKIFNIVLKGDNIDWPSYMQSQLNEKYTLDKLKISSSGKPIDSENITEDIQLLVGKNTGIDKYFDYKFTVSSSDPETIAINGYRAAVYRPLPEETAKKVILTVFMQRNNTDIIVSKDLTVKVQPLVQTEIDQEIALMERVKASYAEGILDGADGSQVTKNLHAFKECYLDAENNLVWVYDYSQRKDTGIEAYGLPKTGYDESYNLFHSSEPTILQHENLVLASVPQYDTEIIITSNLRSAQFAKYAEKYPTNESFKKLVNQLVAATVIVKGSDGSVDPNPEPPEVEVSASIKAQADGSFLVAPQTVTVAYDLAENYGYTDLVKNHVSALDALVKAHELRFGEAFTKETKNKYLQVGSNGFVSLLFERKTSNNGFAVNGKTPNDGIYNELNGGYTGYNLNQATLKNNDLIDFFIYGDTTNYSDLYTWFEEGQEIQATANVPFDVSLKGFSIARDGMKDDGEIKKNTKNMVGAQLALVDENGVIVPMQQAVTDANGQARLTLAPGTYVMTATRSSSTPILLPLSKIVVVSGGTLQEKKTAAVQELTAYKSSMDYREAQKQELENAIAKGTEIINQAETFDLVKTALSEAKKKIDTIKTNAQLTIEERIVQEQAAYDVIYTSLKAYKGGAPTEIIVAVPYSGTQDAIQKNLVNLYLNVLFEHPELFYVRTEYNIEFEGKTAIITPSILEDFNSKEALTAAINQFQEVFNSAIEKCISAEMTDLEKLLSLHDWLVNHCQYNQAGHLNGKADTMNAYTAYGALVEGDAVCQGYSMALNLLLQKAGVSSHYVSGQDHSWNVVKIAGSWYHVDSTWADDTPDRPGAVKHDYFLLSDEQIKDQTHHSQWSTRYDIKCVEPYAGDTPWKTSTVPFVYDAEAKAFFNVENQSSTTRYRKIYFDGAGNTQVQTLQNISLKNIRAQIEYKGILYLVDNTGDVYAYDLKNKVKKLISDEMIGIDPGYGLLIRGEKLIVRANYKDEQELALYQAEPISTEINKPSKIAAFSPAPGQFINKTEMLYNAYPNPEVTLENPLSEKVVSLGAYGGYIVYEFDKPITNHPNNPYGVDFIVYGNAGNGESEPGAVMVSNDGENWYELAGSEYYNADTKKNLEITYTNPDSSFKGAADVSWVTSDKKPGYIYKNNAHTQAYYPNPKIYSAYNQGVAANLKYSDTTLSFTGNKINAETVPAFGYADCHKTGSNSIAINPYAYNMERYNGDGMDLDWAVDQDGNPVQVDNIKYVKIYTAVLENHGIMGESSTEVAGILAAQSKADAVGVTADLKSLIINGKQIGLINGKYDYVYNAAEAKSLIITATGESTDNIFINNKRVSSGATSEPLALSYKVRILVQNGEKEPTVYVINVTGVTIEDNAEAQLTTYLSDLIVTALPNKSIYKIGEELDLTGLTIKGKYISNGAVVLKEIDTARCTVDGFDSQKTGAQSVQVSYYEDYYDVNQNFIKRIYATAVFVVNVSEGSTETPEVKEQSVILTIRGANNKLWISDSYVINPSVTSVMDALKAVLALHGTTYTIKAGDKYISSINGLGEFDLGKNSGWMVKVNNDLIDISAADWKLNGGEKILWFYTPDWTKVPETRGWKTEEVIQAVEPSSEQLKTVTATVTAEAKTDGQGTAKAAISTETINAAIAQVLKESELVEKQGFVTNKEIVLDVRSDSATSRIEAAMAKEAIAELNNKVDTLKLSTVMGEISFDHNAVKAMAKEATELKVTITQKDVQTTLANVQKLSDEEEKRMEKSKIFEIAVTAGTKVLSQVGGNVVIKMPYEKLANQKSEGIVAYELNSDGVMKPVLNGKMEKDQKMFKITTDHWSTYVITYQEVNFADTQNHWADSNITYLAAREVIKGMSESTFEPNSSITRAQFIQILANLSGEDVTRYDVSPFNDVKKDAWFAKSAAWAAEKGLTTGTVSDNGDVAFNPNDNITRQDMAVILSRYMSKIAQKQLREVNAEIVFTDRDQVDSYALSPVKELQRAGVINGKTADGFAPKGNATRAECSKMISVLMQDYL; encoded by the coding sequence ATGAAGAACAAGCAGACACAAAAGAAAATCTTAGCAATCATTTTAAGTGGAATAATGTGTTTAAACTTGTTTCCAACCCTTGCACTGGCGGATACGGCAGAAACTGTTGAACCGCCGGTTTTGGTGCAGGAAGAAAACAGTCTCAAGGCTAAGGACAGCTTAGAATCAGAACGGTTCACTCCAGAAGAAAGAGTGCCTTCTGAGGCACTAGAGGGAGAGACGGTCCCAGAACTTTCACCAGAGCTGAGTGAGGAGGAAGCATCCAAGTTTCCGGAAGACCGGAATCAAGAAGAGGATGTAGATGAAACCTCTATTCTTACAGCGCAGCCGGAAGGGGTGACGGTAGAAGAAAAACTGGCACTAGCGGGTCAACAGGCTGGAACGGTTTGGGATGGGCAAACCGTAACCAAACCGCAAGTGGATGAAAATGAAATTTATCAAATTGCCAACGGCGAAAATCTGGCTTGGTTTGCAAAGCTGGTAAACGGAACGCTTTCAGACGGAACGGCACAGAACAAAGGGGCAAAAGCTGTTCTTGTAAATGATATTGTTCTGGGAAGCGATACCATCCAAACGAACTGGACTCCAGTAGGAAATTCTTCTAATCAGTACACAGGAACTTTCGACGGGGCGGGTTACACCATTTGTGACCTCAGGATAGAGGCAACGGCTATTTACCAAGGACTGTTCGGGTATGTAGGAAGCACAGGTGTTGTTAGAAACACCACCGTAGAAGGAAATATATCGGCAAAAGCCAACTATGCAGGAGGCATAGCAGGGTACAATGCCGGAACCATTGAAAACTGCTGCAATAAGGCAGCTATTACCTCAACTCAAAAGTATGTAGGAGGAATTACTGGTAGCAACTATGGAGCTACTTCGTATGCAAACCTTATAGGTTGCTATAATGAGGGGGTTATTTCTGCAAAGTCGGATACAGGAGGAATTGCCGGACAAAACAGAAACGCCAATATCAGCAGCTGTTACAATCTGGCAAAGGTAGAATCAGCAGGTTCTAATACTGGCGGTGTTGTAGGATATGGTTACACTGGATCAATTACAAGCTGTTACAATGTCGGCGCAGTTACATCTACTGGCACCTCTAATGTCGGTGCAGTCGTAGGCTTCTTATTTAAATCGGCAACGGCTATTTTAGAAAAGACCTATTATCTTGACGGGACCTATACAGTGAGCATAGGTAATGACAGTACAAATGCCAATGCAACTGTAAAGTCTGCTGATGCCATGAAAACTGCTGGATTTGTAGCAGACCTCGGGGGAAACTTTGTAGCAGATACAATGCCAAATCAAAATAATGGCTATCCAATAATCGGCTGGCAGGATCCCCAGGCAAAATACACGGTTGCCTTTGATATCGATCAAGAGCAGGCGGAGATCGCAGTAAGAGACAGCGAAGGCAGATTGATTATCGCTGAAGGAGAGGGGCTTTATAAGTTAGGTAAAGGCACGTACTCCTATACTGTTTCAAAGGATGAATATAAAACGGTAGAAGACAGTTTTAGTATCAATAACGGTGGAAAAAAAATTACCGTAAATTTAGAGATTAAAACCTATGACGTTACTTTTGGCGAAATCAGCCCAGTCAGTGCCAACATTCTGGTTAAAGATGCCCAGGGAACTGTCTGCCCAGGAGATGGCTGGGTGTATCATTTGCCCAAAGGCAGTTATACGTATACGATTGACAAATTCGGCTTTCAAACAGCAGTCGGTAGTTTTACTGTAACCGGTGTGAATGCAACAATCCCTAAAATTGTGTTGGCCGAATCGGCTAGAAGTCCGGTTACCTTTGAGATTTCTTTTATAGATAATAATCCCTCGGCTGTAAGCAGCATCACCGTAAAATATGGGGAGGAAGTGCAAGAAAAAAGCCAGGATGGGAGCTATCGCTTAGCAGACGGGGAATACACCTATGCCATAACCTGCCATGGATATAAGACAATCATGGGCACCATCACGGTAGCAGGCCAAGGAATTCATATCCCAAAAACCATGGATATCCGAACCGTTTGGAGCGGAGCGGCAGAGGAACCTTCCACGCTTTTAAAAGATGGGAAAACCTATTATCAGATAGAAAATGGTGAAAACCTGGCCTGGTTTGCCAATTATGTGAATTCTGGCAAGGTAACGGCCAATGCAGTTGTGACAGGGAACATCCTTTTAAGTAATGAACAACAAGATAATACTTGGATATCTATAGGTGCTTACAACAAGGCCTATGCAGGAACCTTTGATGGACAAGGGTTTAAAATCACGGGACTAAAAGGCTCCAATGGCCTTTTCGCTTATAGTGATGTGGACAGCGTCATAAAAAATGTCATTGTTGAAGGCATTATCGCTCCAGCCAGCAGTAATGTCGGCGGCATTATGGGCGTAAATTCTGGAATGATAAGCAACTGCTCTTTCCGCGGCAGCATTGTTTCTACAGGACAGCGTGTTGGCGGTATTACCGGAAATAACGCCGGAGGAACGGTTGAAAACTGCGTCAATTATGCGTCGACTAAGGTGTCGACCGCAAGCTTTGCAACCGACTTGTATGCAGGAGGTGTTGCTGGACAATCTTCAGGAACTTTGAAAAATTGTTATAATGCAGGAGCCATAAGTGGAGCTTGCCCGGCATCTGGCTATGGGGAAATCGGGGGGATTACTGGAAAATCAACCGGTTCCATGCAGAACTGCTATAATGTTGGCGTTATAACGAAAGAAACTGCTACCATGGGTAAAGTCGGTGCGGTAGCAGGCTCTTCTTCAGGAACTTCCAGCAATTGTTATTATCTGGCAGACAGCTTTGGTACTGGACTAGGAAGTGGTACAGGAGATGTTACAGCGAAGACCGAGACGGAAATAAAGGATGAAACATTCGTTACCATTCTTGGGGAGGCTTTTAATCAGGATAATTCGGGGGCGCAGGCCATTAACGAGGGATACCCGGTATTAAAATGGCAGGGCGGATTAGAAGTAGGCGGCAATGCAAATGTGGAAGCGGTTGCAGCCGATAGAACGGCGCTTCAACTGGCGTCGCTGATTATAAAAGAGGCAGGAAATTTAACGCTTCCGGTTGTAGGAGAGCATGGAACGACTATTTCCTGGGTAAGTAGCAATACAGATATTATAACCGATACGGGTTTGGTCCAGCTGCCTTCCTCCGGAAATGTTCAAGTTATTCTGACCGCCACCATCAGAAAAGGGACGGTTTCTGATACAAAGCAGTTTGCAGTGACCGTAAAATCTTTGGATGAAGCAACCATGGATTATCTGACAGCAGCAAATAATGCATTGGGCAAATTGTTATTACCAGCCTTTGGGGCAGATACAAATGTTGTTGATCTGGTAGAAGAAAAACTTCATACATTAGGCTTTTCAGACATAACAGTAACGCTTATCAATAATGTAGACGAAACCTATATTGCACCCAATGGGGATATTACGTACTTTTATGTGGATCCCAATTTAAATAATGTAATGAATTTTGCGCAAGTAAAAGAGTTAAAATTTGCTTTGAGCAAAGCTCATCAGCATGTGGACTATACGGTAAATGCAAATATCCGCTGGGATGGCAGCAGAGTTCTCCAGGCGATAAACGAGCAGATTGCCGCCAATCTTACCTTTGAGAAGATAAGGGGAGCTAATACAGATAGCCATGGGGTTACTGAAAATTTAAATTTACCACAGCAGCTAAGTGGAAAAGCTTGGGCAACCATTAGCTGGCAGTCAAGCAGTACATACATCAATCCGGTGAAGAAGGATAGTGTATTATTTGGTGATCTTACGGGAGAAGTAACCAGACCTCAGAATGATACAGAAGTAACGCTGATCGCTACTATTACGTTCAATAAAACAGGTAGTTCAAATGAAGAAACACCCATAACTGTTGAAAAGATTTTTAACATAGTGCTGAAAGGTGATAATATTGATTGGCCTAGCTATATGCAGAGTCAATTAAATGAAAAATATACGCTGGATAAGTTGAAAATTTCTTCAAGCGGCAAACCGATTGATTCAGAAAACATCACGGAAGATATTCAACTGCTTGTAGGGAAAAATACGGGAATTGACAAATATTTTGATTATAAGTTTACGGTATCCAGCAGTGACCCAGAAACAATAGCTATCAACGGCTACAGAGCAGCTGTATACAGGCCGCTTCCGGAGGAGACTGCAAAAAAGGTAATTCTTACTGTCTTTATGCAGCGAAATAATACAGACATCATTGTGAGCAAGGACCTAACAGTGAAGGTTCAGCCCCTTGTGCAAACAGAAATCGACCAGGAGATCGCGCTGATGGAGCGGGTGAAAGCTAGTTATGCAGAGGGTATCTTAGACGGTGCAGATGGAAGTCAGGTGACAAAAAATTTACATGCCTTTAAAGAGTGCTATCTAGATGCCGAGAATAATTTAGTTTGGGTATATGACTATTCTCAGCGTAAAGATACGGGCATTGAGGCATATGGTTTACCTAAAACCGGATATGATGAATCCTATAATCTGTTTCATTCCAGTGAGCCGACAATCCTTCAGCATGAAAATTTAGTGTTGGCATCCGTACCGCAGTATGATACAGAGATTATCATAACCAGCAATTTACGGAGCGCTCAATTTGCCAAATATGCGGAAAAATATCCGACAAATGAAAGCTTTAAGAAATTAGTCAATCAGCTGGTAGCGGCAACTGTCATCGTCAAAGGCAGCGATGGATCGGTAGATCCAAATCCGGAACCGCCAGAGGTGGAAGTGTCGGCATCCATTAAAGCGCAAGCAGATGGAAGCTTCTTAGTGGCACCGCAAACCGTCACGGTGGCATATGATCTAGCTGAAAACTACGGGTACACCGACCTGGTAAAAAATCATGTATCTGCCTTGGATGCGTTAGTCAAAGCACACGAATTGCGCTTTGGAGAAGCCTTTACCAAGGAGACAAAAAATAAATATTTACAAGTAGGATCCAACGGGTTTGTTTCCCTTCTGTTTGAAAGAAAAACGTCAAACAACGGCTTTGCAGTTAACGGAAAGACGCCGAATGATGGAATTTATAATGAACTCAATGGAGGCTATACGGGGTACAACCTCAATCAGGCGACCTTAAAAAACAATGATTTGATAGACTTTTTTATCTATGGGGATACAACGAACTATTCAGACCTCTATACTTGGTTTGAAGAAGGTCAAGAAATCCAGGCAACAGCTAATGTTCCCTTCGACGTGTCTTTAAAAGGATTCTCTATTGCCCGTGATGGCATGAAAGACGATGGGGAGATCAAGAAGAACACTAAAAACATGGTGGGGGCACAACTTGCGCTGGTGGATGAGAATGGTGTAATAGTGCCAATGCAACAGGCTGTTACGGATGCAAATGGGCAAGCGAGACTGACCTTAGCCCCAGGGACTTATGTTATGACGGCTACCCGGAGCAGCTCCACGCCGATTCTTTTACCGCTTTCTAAGATCGTCGTCGTATCAGGAGGAACTTTACAGGAAAAGAAAACGGCAGCCGTACAGGAGTTGACCGCCTATAAAAGCAGCATGGATTACCGGGAAGCTCAAAAGCAAGAGCTAGAGAATGCTATTGCCAAAGGGACGGAAATAATTAATCAGGCGGAAACTTTTGATTTGGTCAAGACAGCACTTTCGGAAGCCAAAAAGAAAATTGACACCATTAAAACAAATGCTCAGTTGACAATAGAAGAACGAATCGTACAGGAACAGGCGGCTTATGATGTGATTTACACAAGCTTGAAGGCTTATAAAGGCGGTGCGCCAACGGAGATTATCGTTGCAGTGCCTTATTCCGGTACACAAGATGCAATCCAAAAGAATCTGGTCAACTTATATTTAAATGTTTTATTTGAACATCCGGAACTGTTTTATGTGAGAACAGAATACAACATAGAATTTGAAGGAAAGACAGCGATTATAACCCCTTCCATCCTTGAAGATTTTAATAGCAAGGAAGCCCTCACCGCTGCAATAAATCAATTCCAAGAGGTATTCAATTCAGCAATTGAAAAGTGCATTTCTGCGGAAATGACCGATCTGGAAAAACTGCTGTCCCTTCATGACTGGCTTGTAAACCACTGCCAATATAATCAAGCAGGCCATTTGAACGGAAAAGCAGATACCATGAATGCTTACACGGCTTATGGTGCTTTGGTAGAAGGGGATGCCGTATGCCAAGGCTATTCAATGGCCTTGAATTTACTGCTTCAGAAAGCAGGGGTATCAAGCCATTATGTAAGCGGACAAGATCATTCCTGGAATGTGGTGAAAATCGCAGGGAGCTGGTACCATGTGGACTCTACCTGGGCAGATGACACGCCAGACAGGCCAGGAGCAGTAAAGCATGATTATTTCTTACTGAGTGATGAGCAGATAAAAGACCAGACTCACCACAGCCAATGGTCCACTCGATATGATATCAAGTGTGTAGAACCTTATGCCGGAGATACACCGTGGAAAACCAGTACCGTACCATTTGTATACGATGCTGAAGCGAAGGCCTTCTTCAATGTAGAAAATCAAAGCAGTACAACCCGGTATCGCAAAATCTATTTTGATGGGGCGGGAAATACGCAAGTACAGACATTACAAAATATTTCATTAAAGAATATTCGCGCCCAGATTGAATATAAGGGAATTCTTTATCTCGTGGACAATACGGGGGATGTGTACGCTTATGATTTAAAGAATAAAGTTAAAAAATTGATATCCGATGAGATGATAGGCATTGACCCGGGTTATGGTCTTTTGATAAGAGGGGAGAAACTGATTGTCCGGGCCAATTATAAGGATGAGCAGGAACTAGCGCTGTATCAAGCAGAACCGATTTCCACAGAAATAAATAAACCGAGCAAAATCGCAGCCTTTTCACCGGCTCCGGGCCAGTTTATAAATAAAACGGAAATGCTGTATAATGCCTATCCAAACCCAGAGGTGACCTTGGAAAATCCACTTTCTGAAAAAGTAGTTTCTCTGGGAGCCTATGGCGGGTATATCGTATATGAATTTGATAAGCCAATAACCAATCACCCCAACAATCCTTACGGCGTAGACTTTATTGTATATGGAAATGCAGGGAATGGAGAAAGTGAGCCTGGAGCGGTTATGGTTTCCAACGATGGGGAAAACTGGTACGAATTGGCAGGAAGTGAATATTACAATGCCGATACCAAGAAAAACCTGGAGATAACCTATACGAACCCAGATAGCTCGTTTAAGGGTGCAGCCGATGTTTCTTGGGTAACATCCGATAAAAAGCCGGGATATATTTATAAAAATAATGCCCATACACAGGCGTATTATCCAAACCCCAAAATATATAGTGCATACAACCAGGGGGTTGCTGCAAACTTAAAGTACTCGGATACAACCCTTTCTTTTACAGGAAATAAGATTAATGCAGAAACCGTGCCGGCCTTCGGTTATGCCGATTGTCATAAGACAGGCAGCAATTCCATTGCTATTAATCCATATGCCTATAATATGGAACGATATAATGGCGATGGCATGGACTTGGATTGGGCGGTTGACCAAGACGGTAATCCGGTACAAGTTGACAACATAAAATATGTAAAAATTTATACGGCTGTACTTGAAAACCATGGAATTATGGGAGAAAGCTCTACTGAAGTAGCTGGTATCTTGGCGGCACAAAGTAAAGCTGATGCAGTGGGCGTGACAGCCGATTTAAAGAGTCTGATTATAAATGGCAAACAAATCGGTTTAATCAACGGCAAATATGATTATGTATATAATGCTGCGGAAGCAAAGAGCTTGATTATTACAGCAACTGGTGAAAGCACAGACAACATCTTTATCAATAATAAAAGAGTGTCTTCTGGTGCCACTTCGGAGCCATTGGCCTTATCCTACAAGGTGAGGATTCTGGTGCAGAATGGCGAAAAAGAGCCAACGGTATATGTGATTAACGTAACCGGGGTAACAATTGAAGATAACGCAGAAGCTCAACTGACCACTTATCTATCTGATTTAATTGTTACAGCTTTACCAAATAAGAGTATATACAAAATAGGGGAAGAGCTGGACCTGACAGGGCTGACTATAAAGGGTAAATATATCTCTAATGGAGCCGTTGTCTTAAAGGAAATTGATACAGCTCGGTGTACCGTTGACGGGTTTGACAGTCAGAAAACAGGGGCACAGAGCGTTCAAGTGTCTTATTATGAGGATTATTATGATGTCAACCAGAACTTCATAAAGAGAATCTACGCGACCGCTGTTTTTGTGGTAAACGTAAGTGAGGGCAGCACAGAAACACCGGAAGTAAAAGAACAGTCGGTCATTTTGACCATCAGAGGGGCAAATAATAAACTATGGATTAGTGACAGCTACGTCATCAATCCGAGCGTTACTTCAGTGATGGATGCCTTAAAGGCTGTGTTAGCCCTTCATGGGACAACCTATACGATCAAAGCCGGAGACAAATATATCTCTAGCATAAATGGCTTAGGGGAGTTCGATTTAGGTAAAAACTCGGGCTGGATGGTGAAAGTCAACAACGACTTAATTGATATCAGTGCAGCGGATTGGAAGCTGAACGGCGGAGAGAAGATTCTTTGGTTCTATACACCAGACTGGACAAAGGTGCCAGAAACAAGAGGGTGGAAAACGGAAGAAGTAATACAAGCAGTTGAACCTAGCTCCGAACAGCTAAAAACCGTGACGGCAACCGTGACGGCAGAAGCTAAGACCGATGGGCAGGGGACAGCAAAAGCTGCCATAAGCACGGAGACCATCAATGCAGCGATTGCCCAGGTTTTAAAAGAGTCGGAGCTTGTTGAAAAACAAGGTTTTGTTACAAATAAAGAAATTGTTTTAGACGTTCGGTCCGATTCAGCAACCAGCCGCATAGAAGCAGCCATGGCGAAAGAAGCAATTGCAGAGCTCAATAATAAAGTAGATACCCTTAAACTATCCACTGTCATGGGAGAAATTAGCTTCGATCATAACGCGGTGAAGGCGATGGCGAAAGAAGCTACTGAATTAAAGGTGACAATTACTCAAAAAGATGTGCAAACGACTCTTGCAAATGTACAAAAGCTTTCCGATGAAGAGGAAAAGCGGATGGAAAAAAGCAAGATTTTTGAGATTGCGGTGACAGCAGGAACAAAAGTCCTTTCACAGGTTGGGGGGAATGTGGTAATAAAAATGCCATATGAAAAGCTTGCAAATCAAAAAAGTGAGGGTATTGTCGCTTATGAACTAAACTCTGATGGAGTGATGAAACCAGTGCTTAATGGAAAAATGGAAAAGGATCAAAAAATGTTTAAAATAACAACAGATCATTGGTCCACCTATGTTATCACATACCAGGAGGTGAATTTTGCAGATACCCAAAACCATTGGGCGGACAGCAATATTACTTATCTGGCGGCAAGAGAAGTCATTAAGGGAATGTCTGAATCTACGTTTGAACCCAATAGCAGTATAACAAGGGCACAGTTTATACAGATTCTTGCAAATTTATCAGGGGAAGATGTAACTAGATATGACGTTTCACCGTTTAATGATGTGAAGAAAGATGCCTGGTTTGCAAAATCAGCAGCCTGGGCAGCTGAAAAAGGCCTTACAACGGGAACTGTAAGTGACAATGGAGACGTCGCTTTTAATCCCAATGACAATATTACAAGGCAAGATATGGCTGTAATCCTTTCCAGATACATGTCAAAGATTGCACAGAAACAGCTCAGGGAAGTAAATGCGGAAATCGTGTTTACCGACAGAGATCAAGTAGACAGCTATGCCCTGTCCCCTGTAAAAGAGTTACAGCGGGCAGGCGTCATCAATGGAAAGACCGCAGATGGTTTCGCACCGAAAGGAAATGCAACGAGAGCGGAATGCTCAAAAATGATATCTGTGTTAATGCAGGATTATTTATAA
- a CDS encoding Dph6-related ATP pyrophosphatase gives MKNTVKFTAAYSGGKDSTFAIYKAVSMGLEPQSLLMTYNKDKERTWFHGIDRGMIVRLAESLKIPIKLIPTSGNEYEANFEKTLLEERRKGADVCVFGDIDIQAHLDWNEERCNNTGLKPFLPLWQQAREQVVYDFIDSGFITYITVIDTEKMDGSHIGKPLTRELVSQLKSEGIDVCGENGEYHTFVCDGPLFNRPIQLDTGTASFDGRYVRIKIA, from the coding sequence TTGAAAAATACAGTTAAATTTACAGCCGCATACAGCGGAGGTAAAGACAGTACCTTCGCTATTTATAAAGCGGTTTCCATGGGGCTGGAACCCCAAAGCTTACTTATGACCTATAACAAGGACAAGGAACGAACTTGGTTTCATGGCATTGACAGGGGCATGATCGTTCGGCTTGCAGAATCCTTAAAAATTCCTATAAAACTCATACCAACATCGGGAAATGAATATGAAGCAAATTTTGAAAAAACATTGCTAGAAGAGAGGCGAAAAGGAGCTGACGTGTGTGTCTTTGGAGACATCGACATTCAGGCACATTTAGATTGGAATGAGGAACGCTGCAACAATACAGGGCTAAAGCCCTTCCTGCCGCTCTGGCAGCAGGCGCGAGAGCAGGTAGTCTATGACTTTATAGACAGTGGGTTTATTACGTATATCACGGTAATTGATACGGAGAAGATGGATGGCAGCCACATTGGAAAACCCTTGACTCGTGAACTTGTCTCACAACTTAAATCCGAAGGGATTGATGTATGTGGGGAGAATGGGGAATACCATACTTTTGTATGCGACGGCCCGCTTTTCAACAGACCGATTCAACTGGATACTGGAACTGCAAGCTTTGATGGCAGATATGTAAGAATTAAGATTGCATAA